The following are from one region of the Synechococcus sp. CBW1108 genome:
- a CDS encoding cyclic nucleotide-binding domain-containing protein, with translation MTATMSITTPIELMAAQVDCEILTLPTGAKVFSRGERADSIYGARRGIVELVGEGGEKLCYRPGELFSYQDIVWGDGCYRNEALARTPVEILRLDRLRFLNLLHNHPTLAVLLISQQHERLREQRTSGTCCY, from the coding sequence ATGACCGCAACTATGTCGATCACCACCCCTATCGAGTTGATGGCGGCCCAGGTGGACTGCGAGATACTCACCCTGCCCACCGGTGCCAAGGTGTTTTCCCGCGGGGAGCGGGCCGATTCCATCTATGGGGCGCGGCGCGGCATCGTGGAGTTGGTTGGCGAAGGTGGGGAAAAACTCTGCTACCGGCCCGGCGAGCTGTTCAGTTACCAGGACATCGTCTGGGGCGATGGCTGCTACCGCAATGAGGCCCTGGCCCGCACCCCGGTGGAAATCCTGCGGCTCGATCGCCTCCGCTTCCTCAACCTGCTGCACAACCACCCCACCCTGGCCGTGCTGTTGATCAGCCAGCAGCATGAACG